From a single Daphnia pulex isolate KAP4 chromosome 2, ASM2113471v1 genomic region:
- the LOC124210509 gene encoding uncharacterized protein LOC124210509, with the protein MDIISKHYEEGHYRKCITILSDLPTHSLFEKCVVENNVLVSKFQTSFVPGDDLLRKTVSEELFQLQAKLLALPHEKEYTFLTLCCTTNAIYSLLNYQCCEENGVKAVQIGNGAFEKVLCNHQIFYYQEQHSIVDKFIGLVHQLLQCKKLKSDELSLLLYCCILTCLIKLDLRFVELVKSVLDILECSLKNESPDVNSTHIFLLSPLEMSLQSTGSYCSIICDFSRLFLSMFYCTNLSWSEALAVKSPQNTKMSEIFEIFKMYASLHLANPSSDEKIEEYFNERNSYLYFARCLINAAKFALLKKPVIALKYLNFAGAGELAQTQACSIVMAYAATQFKVLDQTNFEIEALKIAEESLLKSPVFQCSIHTELPGFLLGQMKLFSLPEVSVLRYQLARIFLKNQRYQEAAEEYEKLSSETHFQPKSEPFSSVFKLVSPSETIVLHERILALVLSNSYQKALDAIDSSLEEDLFTLYLHAQICAHFKQYKKAIQLINRSILQLNSITFAVSGTKDVIRSQLCFKLSQLFDEIGNLKDAHHQLRLSFQYGISMNCQMLEFYHKFTCKLGAQKEIPIPSDSHQEQEELIATILEHSDDLTLNYLIRDSYAAFSLP; encoded by the exons ATGGATATAATTTCGAAACATTACGAAGAAGGCCACTACCGAAAGTGTATAACAATTTTGTCTGATTTACCAACTCACTCACTATTTGAGAAATGTGTGGTGGAGAATAATGTTTTAGTATCCAAATTTCAAACATCTTTCGTGCCAGGAGATGATTTGCTTAGAAAAACTGTTTCCGAGGAGCTTTTTCAATTGCAGGCTAAGCTGTTAGCACTTCCACATGAAAAAGAGTATACCTTTTTGACTTTATGTTGCACTACCAATGCTATTTATTCACTGCTGAATTATCAATGTTGTGAAGAAAATGGTGTCAAAGCAGTCCAGATTGGAAATggggcttttgaaaaagtgcTTTGCAACCATCAAATATTCTACTATCAAGAACAACACTCAATTGTTGACAAATTTATTGGCTTGGTGCATCAATTACTTCAGTGTAAAAAGCTCAAGTCAGATGAGCTTTCACTTCTACTGTACTGCTGTATACTCACTTGTTTAATCAAACTTGATCTAAGGTTTGTTGAACTGGTTAAGAGCGTTCTAGATATTTTAGAATGCAGCCTAAAGAATGAATCACCAGATGTAAACTCTACTCACATATTTCTGCTTTCTCCACTTGAAATGTCACTACAATCTACTGGAAGTTACTGTTCAAtcatttgtgatttttcaagactttttctttccatgttTTACTGTACCAACTTGTCTTGGTCTGAAGCACTTGCAGTCAAAAGTccacaaaacacaaaaatgtctgaaatttttgaaatttttaaaatgtatgcAAGTCTTCACTTAGCTAATCCTTCAAGTGATGAGAAGATTGAAGAATATTTCAACGAAAGGAATAGTTATCTATACTTCGCTAGGTGTCTAATCAACGCAGCAAAATTTGCTTTACTAAAGAAACCAGTCATTGCattaaagtatttaaa TTTTGCTGGAGCAGGAGAATTAGCCCAAACGCAAGCCTGTTCAATCGTGATGGCTTACGCTGCCACTCAATTTAAA GTTTTGGATCAAACCAATTTCGAAATTGAAGCATTGAAAATAGCAGAGGAATCATTACTAAAAAGCCCAGTTTTTCAATGTTCCATTCATACTGAACTTCCTGGATTTCTTCTTGGACAGATGAAATTATTCAGCCTTCCTGAAGTATCAGTCTTGAGATACCAATTGGCtcgaatttttctgaaaaaccAA CGATATCAAGAAGCCGCAGAAGAATATGAAAAGCTGTCATCTGAGACTCACTTCCAACCTAAATCGGAacctttttcttcagttttcaAGCTTGTTTCTCCATCTGAAACTATTGTTTTACACGAGCGTATCCTGGCGCTCGTTTTGTCAAATAGCTACCAGAAAGCTTTGGATGCGATTGATTCATCCCTAGAAGAAGATTTGTTTACCTTGTACCTTCATGCTCAAATCTGCGCACATTTCAAGCAATACAAGAAAGCTATCCAGCTCATCAATAG ATCAATTTTGCAACTGAATTCTATAACCTTTGCTGTGAGTGGAACGAAAGATGTGATCAGATCCCAATTATGTTTTAAACTGTCGCAATTATTCgatgaaattggaaatttgaaaGACGCACATCACCAACTAAGGCTGTCCTTTCAATATGGCATTTCTATGAATTGTCAAATGCTAGAATTCTATCATAAATTTACATGTAAACTGGGagcacaaaaagaaattccaattCCGTCTGATTCTCATCAAGAGCAAGAGGAACTGATTGCGACAATTCTGGAACATTCGGATGACTTAACCCTTAATTACTTAATACGGGATTCTTATGCAGCGTTTAGCCTTccataa
- the LOC124210516 gene encoding histone deacetylase complex subunit SAP18-like has product MATGTVESAVAVRVEENRETEKSVDREKTCPLLLRVFCAMGRHHSLGDYARGSVPASELQIYTWMDATLQEITGLVREVNYEARRRGTRFSFAQVFPDRSTLSMSRREIGSTISGERGPDDMKTLKQCRFTIGDYIDIAITPPSRNMNNQSNRRFRPY; this is encoded by the exons ATGGCTACGGGAACTGTAGAATCTGCTGTGGCCGTTCGAGTAGAAGAAAATagagaaactgaaaaatctgTTGACAGAGAAAAG ACATGCCCATTGTTACTTCGTGTTTTCTGTGCCATGGGAAGACACCATAGTCTTGGTGATTATGCAAGAGGTAGTGTGCCAGCAAGTGAGCTTCAAATTTATACATG GATGGATGCCACTCTTCAAGAAATTACTGGATTGGTGAGAGAAGTTAATTATGAAGCCAGACGCCGTGGAACACGCTTTTCCTTTGCTCAG GTATTCCCCGACCGAAGCACACTAAGCATGTCTCGACGTGAAATAGGTTCCACAATCTCAGGAGAACGCGGGCCAGATGATATGAAGACCCTCAAACAGTGCCGTTTTACCATTGGAGACTATATTGACATCGCCATCACTCCACCCAGCAGAAATATGAATAATCAAAGCAACAGGAGATTCAGGCCAtactaa
- the LOC124210515 gene encoding chloride intracellular channel exc-4-like: MSDSANGNSQGDIPEIELIIKASTIDGRRKGACLFCQEYFMDLYLLAELKTISLKVTTVDMLKPPPDFRTNFEATPPPILIDNGLAVLENEKIERHIMKNVPGGHNLFVQDKDVATRIENVYSKFKLMLLKKEEASKNALLSQLSKIDEHLGKRGNRFLTGDTLCCFDCELMPRLQHIRVAGKYFMEFDIPTDLANLWRYMHHMYHLDAFTQSCPADQDIINHYKLQQGTKMKKHEELETPTYTTSIPDNIRP, from the exons ATGTCCGACAGCGCCAACGGGAATAGCCAAGGAGACATCCCCGAAATCGAGCTCATCATCAAA GCCTCCACAATAGACGGTCGCCGCAAAGGAGCTTGCTTGTTTTGCCAGGAATATTTCATGGACTTGTATTTACTGGCAGAACTTAAAACTATCAGCTTAAAAGTAACAACGGTTGATATGCTGAAGCCCCCACCCGACTTCCGAACCAACTTTGAAgccacaccaccaccaatcTTGATAGATAACGGACTTGCTGTCCTTGAGAATGAGAAGATTGAACGACACATCATGAAAAATGTTCCAGGCGGTCACAATCTCTTTGTTCAAGATAAAGACGTAGCTACCCGTATTGAAAACGTTTACAGC AAATTCAAGTTGATGTTGCTGAAGAAAGAGGAAGCGTCGAAGAACGCCCTTTTGTCTCAATTGAGTAAAATTGATGAGCATTTGGGTAAGCGGGGGAACCGGTTCCTAACAGGAGACACTCTTTGTTGCTTTGATTGTGAATTAATGCCTCGTTTGCAACATATTCGAGTAGCAG GAAAGTACTTTATGGAGTTTGATATTCCAACGGACTTGGCTAATTTGTGGCGCTACATGCATCACATGTATCATTTGGATGCGTTCACCCAG tcTTGTCCTGCCGACCAGGATATCATCAACCACTACAAGCTGCAACAG GGaacgaaaatgaagaaacatgaGGAATTGGAGACACCGACTTACACTACGTCGATCCCTGATAACATCCGGCCGTGA